A window from Drosophila yakuba strain Tai18E2 chromosome 3L, Prin_Dyak_Tai18E2_2.1, whole genome shotgun sequence encodes these proteins:
- the LOC6539744 gene encoding 4-hydroxyphenylpyruvate dioxygenase, giving the protein MTSYTDKGTKPEAGKFLSFDHLTFYVGNAKQAASYYTTRLGFEPLGYQGLETGERRFAKHAVRQNKIVFVFVSAYTPDDEEHGLHLMRHGDGVKDVAFEVEDLNAIFTLAVSRGAEVVRDIWEESDDQGFVRFATIKTYGDTTHTFVERNGYAGDFLPGFQRAPKDVLLSGLPSTKLNFIDHVVGNQPDLQMESVASWYERILQFHRFWSVDDSQIHTEYSALRSIVMANYEETVKMPINEPANGKKKSQIQEYVEYYGGGGVQHIALNTDDIIQAVSNLKARGTEFLTIPSSYYEILQEQLSHSRTKIKEDMEVLKKLNILIDFDENGYLLQIFTKNCQDRPTLFLEVIQRYNHNGFGAGNFKSLFTAIEIEQAKRGNL; this is encoded by the exons ATG ACCAGCTATACTGACAAAGGAACCAAA CCTGAAGCCGGCAAATTTCTAAGCTTTGATCACTTGACCTTCTACGTTGGCAACGCCAAGCAGGCGGCCAGCTACTATACCACTCGTCTGGGCTTCGAACCACTTGGCTATCAGGGATTAGAGACCGGGGAGCGACGCTTCGCCAAGCATGCCGTGCGCCAGAACAAGATCGTCTTTGTGTTCGTCTCTGCCTACACGCCGGATGACGAGGAGCATGGACTCCACCTGATGCGCCACGGCGATGGTGTCAAGGATGTAGCCTTCGAAGTGGAGGATTTGAATGCCATTTTTACGCTGGCGGTGTCCCGTGGAGCCGAAGTGGTCCGCGACATTTGGGAGGAGAGCGATGATCAGGGCTTTGTGAGATTCGCTACCATCAAGACG TACGGCGACACCACCCACACTTTTGTGGAGCGCAATGGTTACGCTGGAGATTTCCTACCTGGATTCCAGCGGGCGCCCAAGGATGTTCTTCTAAGTGGATTGCCCTCCACCAAACTGAACTTCATTGATCACGTGGTGGGCAACCAGCCGGATCTGCAAATGGAGAGCGTGGCCTCCTGGTACGAGAGAATCCTGCAGTTCCATCGCTTCTGGTCGGTGGACGACTCGCAGATTCACACGGAGTACTCCGCCCTGCGGTCTATCGTGATGGCCAACTACGAGGAGACGGTGAAGATGCCGATCAATGAGCCAGCCAATGGAAAAAAGAAATCGCAGATCCAGGAGTACGTAGAGTACTACGGCGGTGGTGGTGTCCAGCACATTGCACTTAACACGGATGACATTATTCAGGCGGTTAGCAACCTGAAGGCTCGGGGAACCGAGTTCCTGACCATCCCTTCCTCGTACTACGAGATCCTTCAGGAGCAGCTTTCGCATAGCCGCACCAAGATCAAGGAGGACATGGAGGTCTTAAAGAAGTTGAACATTTTGATAGATTTCGACGAGAATGGATATCTGCTGCAGATCTTCACGAAGAACTGCCAGGACAGGCCCACCCTCTTCCTTGAAGTTATCCAACGATACAATCACAAT GGATTTGGCGCTGGCAACTTTAAGTCCTTGTTCACGGCCATTGAAATTGAACAAGCCAAGCGAGGAAACTTGTGA
- the LOC26535150 gene encoding uncharacterized protein LOC26535150 isoform X1, which produces MTCGTCRGHKERSVKCLIAALDTIKEHALMMQRDSEESAKTIEQLKIHNEKLHKALDLLKERQSSLVRAEKRRKLSPKKIKEDISPQSQSQNSLNMNIAISNIDLSDEEQEMEEDESITETETTVLSPRKLRLPNRKPDIRDLENVQPNNVSVGGNSWTRKTPKNQGVLTKLSLTHKSNNLHLKQTRLKFEANRTSTSEKDIIEDSPNLSTSLKRSRPPRSFMQSQACRTDIESVTKADALLTTTSNSVVKTIKPSFQLDVDEFKMNSSESQIMPPPDTPPGLRINNTSDSVVLLTPATQDIIFVNDTPEDVTKLGTMDVLAEIMKDDDDTCSSALRQYEKVMIDQQKHIRPNLLKVESVLPITKVMKIEPISQPETDVGNESTKLPEDIEKYLMDIKEEDSKDSEEEFPRPILIKEEPELTVKERFNIECVECEKFINFMGSNLTDAKIKDYLAKCRHEDARSSTPPGFWNPHMVSFAEGDPRNEVLIDTRFWDQRINK; this is translated from the exons ATGACGTGTGGAACATGTCGGGGTCACAAGGAAAGGAGTGTGAAGTGCCTTATAGCCGCTTTGGACACAATCAAAGAGCACGCCTTAA TGATGCAACGGGATTCCGAGGAGAGCGCCAAGACTATAGAGCAGCTTAAGATCCACAATGAAAAGCTGCACAAAGCCTTGGACTTACTGAAGGAGCGGCAGAGCTCCTTGGTTCGTGCGGAGAAGCGCAGGAAGCTGTCGCCGAAAAAAATTAAGGAAGACATTTCGCCGCAGTCACAAAGCCAAAACTCCTTGAACATGAACATAGCCATCAGCAATATAGATCTCTCCGACGAGGAGCAAGAAATGGAGGAGGACGAGAGCATTACCGAAACGGAGACCACTGTCCTAAGCCCGCGCAAACTGAGATTGCCAAATCGGAAGCCGGACATTCGGGATCTAGAAAATGTGCAGCCAAACAATGTTTCTGTCGGGGGGAATAGTTGGACCCGCAAGACACCCAAAAATCAGGGAGTCCTCACAAAGTTATCACTCACGCACAAAAGTAACAACTTGCACTTGAAGCAAACTCGCCTCAAATTCGAAGCAAATAGGACGAGCACTAGTGAAAAGGATATCATAGAGGACAGTCCCAATTTAAGCACCAGCCTGAAAAGATCTAGGCCGCCAAGATCTTTTATGCAGAG cCAAGCTTGCAGAACAGACATCGAGAGCGTTACAAAGGCAGACGCCTTGCTTACTACCACCAGCAATAGCGTAGTCAAGACCATAAAGCCAAGTTTTCAGTTGGACGTGGACGAGTTTAAAATGAATAGCTCGGAGAGTCAGATAATGCCCCCACCGGACACGCCTCCAGGCCTAAGGATCAACAACACCTCAGATAGTGTAGTTTTATTGACTCCCGCTACCCAGGATATAATCTTTGTGAATGATACCCCCGAGGATGTAACCAAACTGGGCACGATGGATGTTCTGGCCGAAATTATGAAGGATGATGACGATACCTGCTCGAGTGCTTTAAGACAATACGAAAAGGTTATGATTGACCAGCAGAAGCACATCCGACCAAATCTCCTAAAAGTGGAAAGCGTCCTTCCAATTACCAAAGTTATGAAAATTGAACCTATATCCCAGCCAGAAACAGATGTAGGCAACGAATCAACAAAACTGCCGGAGGATATTGAAAAGTATCTTATGGATATCAAAGAAGAGGACAGCAAGGATTCGGAGGAGGAGTTTCCGCGACCGATTTTGATCAAGGAGGAACCTGAGCTGACGGTCAAGGAACGTTTCAACATTGAATGCGTCGAATGCGAAAAG TTCATCAATTTTATGGGCTCAAATCTGACTGACGCGAAGATCAAAGATTATTTAGCCAAGTGCCGGCATGAAGACGCTCGTAGTTCAACGCCTCCGGGATTCTGGAATCCCCACATGGTTTCCTTCGCAGAAGGCGATCCACGTAACGAGGTGTTGATAGACACTCGATTTTGGGACCAGAGAATAAACAAATGA
- the LOC26535150 gene encoding uncharacterized protein LOC26535150 isoform X2 yields MTCGTCRGHKERSVKCLIAALDTIKEHALMMQRDSEESAKTIEQLKIHNEKLHKALDLLKERQSSLVRAEKRRKLSPKKIKEDISPQSQSQNSLNMNIAISNIDLSDEEQEMEEDESITETETTVLSPRKLRLPNRKPDIRDLENVQPNNVSVGGNSWTRKTPKNQGVLTKLSLTHKSNNLHLKQTRLKFEANRTSTSEKDIIEDSPNLSTSLKRSRPPRSFMQRTDIESVTKADALLTTTSNSVVKTIKPSFQLDVDEFKMNSSESQIMPPPDTPPGLRINNTSDSVVLLTPATQDIIFVNDTPEDVTKLGTMDVLAEIMKDDDDTCSSALRQYEKVMIDQQKHIRPNLLKVESVLPITKVMKIEPISQPETDVGNESTKLPEDIEKYLMDIKEEDSKDSEEEFPRPILIKEEPELTVKERFNIECVECEKFINFMGSNLTDAKIKDYLAKCRHEDARSSTPPGFWNPHMVSFAEGDPRNEVLIDTRFWDQRINK; encoded by the exons ATGACGTGTGGAACATGTCGGGGTCACAAGGAAAGGAGTGTGAAGTGCCTTATAGCCGCTTTGGACACAATCAAAGAGCACGCCTTAA TGATGCAACGGGATTCCGAGGAGAGCGCCAAGACTATAGAGCAGCTTAAGATCCACAATGAAAAGCTGCACAAAGCCTTGGACTTACTGAAGGAGCGGCAGAGCTCCTTGGTTCGTGCGGAGAAGCGCAGGAAGCTGTCGCCGAAAAAAATTAAGGAAGACATTTCGCCGCAGTCACAAAGCCAAAACTCCTTGAACATGAACATAGCCATCAGCAATATAGATCTCTCCGACGAGGAGCAAGAAATGGAGGAGGACGAGAGCATTACCGAAACGGAGACCACTGTCCTAAGCCCGCGCAAACTGAGATTGCCAAATCGGAAGCCGGACATTCGGGATCTAGAAAATGTGCAGCCAAACAATGTTTCTGTCGGGGGGAATAGTTGGACCCGCAAGACACCCAAAAATCAGGGAGTCCTCACAAAGTTATCACTCACGCACAAAAGTAACAACTTGCACTTGAAGCAAACTCGCCTCAAATTCGAAGCAAATAGGACGAGCACTAGTGAAAAGGATATCATAGAGGACAGTCCCAATTTAAGCACCAGCCTGAAAAGATCTAGGCCGCCAAGATCTTTTATGCAGAG AACAGACATCGAGAGCGTTACAAAGGCAGACGCCTTGCTTACTACCACCAGCAATAGCGTAGTCAAGACCATAAAGCCAAGTTTTCAGTTGGACGTGGACGAGTTTAAAATGAATAGCTCGGAGAGTCAGATAATGCCCCCACCGGACACGCCTCCAGGCCTAAGGATCAACAACACCTCAGATAGTGTAGTTTTATTGACTCCCGCTACCCAGGATATAATCTTTGTGAATGATACCCCCGAGGATGTAACCAAACTGGGCACGATGGATGTTCTGGCCGAAATTATGAAGGATGATGACGATACCTGCTCGAGTGCTTTAAGACAATACGAAAAGGTTATGATTGACCAGCAGAAGCACATCCGACCAAATCTCCTAAAAGTGGAAAGCGTCCTTCCAATTACCAAAGTTATGAAAATTGAACCTATATCCCAGCCAGAAACAGATGTAGGCAACGAATCAACAAAACTGCCGGAGGATATTGAAAAGTATCTTATGGATATCAAAGAAGAGGACAGCAAGGATTCGGAGGAGGAGTTTCCGCGACCGATTTTGATCAAGGAGGAACCTGAGCTGACGGTCAAGGAACGTTTCAACATTGAATGCGTCGAATGCGAAAAG TTCATCAATTTTATGGGCTCAAATCTGACTGACGCGAAGATCAAAGATTATTTAGCCAAGTGCCGGCATGAAGACGCTCGTAGTTCAACGCCTCCGGGATTCTGGAATCCCCACATGGTTTCCTTCGCAGAAGGCGATCCACGTAACGAGGTGTTGATAGACACTCGATTTTGGGACCAGAGAATAAACAAATGA
- the LOC26535150 gene encoding uncharacterized protein LOC26535150 isoform X3, whose protein sequence is MTCGTCRGHKERSVKCLIAALDTIKEHALMMQRDSEESAKTIEQLKIHNEKLHKALDLLKERQSSLVRAEKRRKLSPKKIKEDISPQSQSQNSLNMNIAISNIDLSDEEQEMEEDESITETETTVLSPRKLRLPNRKPDIRDLENVQPNNVSVGGNSWTRKTPKNQGVLTKLSLTHKSNNLHLKQTRLKFEANRTSTSEKDIIEDSPNLSTSLKRSRPPRSFMQSLQNRHRERYKGRRLAYYHQQ, encoded by the exons ATGACGTGTGGAACATGTCGGGGTCACAAGGAAAGGAGTGTGAAGTGCCTTATAGCCGCTTTGGACACAATCAAAGAGCACGCCTTAA TGATGCAACGGGATTCCGAGGAGAGCGCCAAGACTATAGAGCAGCTTAAGATCCACAATGAAAAGCTGCACAAAGCCTTGGACTTACTGAAGGAGCGGCAGAGCTCCTTGGTTCGTGCGGAGAAGCGCAGGAAGCTGTCGCCGAAAAAAATTAAGGAAGACATTTCGCCGCAGTCACAAAGCCAAAACTCCTTGAACATGAACATAGCCATCAGCAATATAGATCTCTCCGACGAGGAGCAAGAAATGGAGGAGGACGAGAGCATTACCGAAACGGAGACCACTGTCCTAAGCCCGCGCAAACTGAGATTGCCAAATCGGAAGCCGGACATTCGGGATCTAGAAAATGTGCAGCCAAACAATGTTTCTGTCGGGGGGAATAGTTGGACCCGCAAGACACCCAAAAATCAGGGAGTCCTCACAAAGTTATCACTCACGCACAAAAGTAACAACTTGCACTTGAAGCAAACTCGCCTCAAATTCGAAGCAAATAGGACGAGCACTAGTGAAAAGGATATCATAGAGGACAGTCCCAATTTAAGCACCAGCCTGAAAAGATCTAGGCCGCCAAGATCTTTTATGCAGAG CTTGCAGAACAGACATCGAGAGCGTTACAAAGGCAGACGCCTTGCTTACTACCACCAGCAATAG
- the LOC6539740 gene encoding 39S ribosomal protein L15, mitochondrial: MAHLRETSDKALKLLRTLPRVQIGNLRPNPNSKQNDKRGRAQHGGDKHGAGNKGSGQRQNFMRLGYETGNQPFYLRFPYEPYYKGHHLKRQYPPISLLQLQVLIDTNRIDISQPIDISTLCNSGLLKLKPAEMEYGFQLTDDGLDNFQAKINIEVQHASEAVIAAIEKNGGVIRTAYYDPRSLHMLVNPKKWFQKGVPIPSRMLPPQDAVDYYTNPKNRGYLANPEAISQDRLVLAQKYGYQLPKIEEDSAYEMLTTAKDPRQVFYGLEPGWLINIVDKTIIKRKQ; this comes from the exons ATGGCACACCTGCGAGAAACCTCGGACAAGGCGCTGAAGCTGTTACGCACTTTACCGCGCGTTCAAATCGGCAATCTACGACCAAACCCAAACTCAAAACAAAAT GACAAGCGTGGCAGGGCACAACACGGGGGAGATAAGCACGGAGCGGGCAACAAGGGATCCGGACAGCGGCAGAACTTCATGCGATTGGGCTATGAAACGGGCAATCAGCCTTTCTACTTGAGATTCCCCTACGAGCCTTACTACAAGGGACACCACCTGAAGCGCCAGTATCCGCCCATTTCGCTGCTCCAACTGCAAGTCCTCATTGACACGAACAGGATAGACATCAGCCAGCCCATCGACATCAGCACGCTGTGCAACTCTGGCCTCCTAAAGCTCAAACCCGCTGAAATGGAGTATGGGTTCCAGCTAACGGACGACGGACTGGACAATTTCCAGGCCAAGATCAACATTGAGGTGCAGCACGCCAGCGAGGCGGTTATAGCGGCCATAGAGAAGAACGGCGGTGTAATCCGTACCGCCTATTACGATCCACGCAGCCTTCACATGCTGGTCAATCCGAAGAAGTGGTTCCAAAAGGGAGTGCCTATTCCCAGCCGCATGCTGCCTCCCCAAGATGCAGTGGACTACTATACGAATCCCAAAAATCGCGGCTACCTGGCCAATCCCGAGGCGATCAGCCAGGACCGCCTGGTGCTGGCCCAGAAGTACGGCTATCAGCTGCCCAAAATTGAAGAAGATTCCGCATACGAGATGCTCACCACTGCAAAGGATCCCAGGCAAGTATTCTATGGCCTGGAACCCGGCTGGCTGATCAACATAGTGGACAAAACGATCATTAAGCGCAAGCAATAA